One genomic segment of Gossypium arboreum isolate Shixiya-1 chromosome 3, ASM2569848v2, whole genome shotgun sequence includes these proteins:
- the LOC108476406 gene encoding PTI1-like tyrosine-protein kinase 3, which yields MRRWLCCSCQAEESYQAHENEHLKAPKDHTDGNHRNSRVAAPVKPEVQKSPPPIEVPALSLEELKEKTDNFGSKALIGEGSYGRVYYASLNNGKAVAVKKLDVSTESESNVEFLTQVSMVSRLKHDNFVELQGYCVEGNLRVLAYEFATMGSLHDILHGRKGVQGAQPGPVLDWMQRVRIAVDAARGLEYLHEKVQPSIIHRDIRSSNVLLFEDFKAKIADFNLSNQAPDMAARLHSTRVLGTFGYHAPEYAMTGQLTQKSDVYSFGVVLLELLTGRKPVDHTMPRGQQSLVTWATPRLSEDKVKQCVDPKLKGEYPPKAVAKLAAVAALCVQYESEFRPNMSIVVKALQPLLKAPVPAPAPET from the exons ATGCGTCGTTGGCTTTGCTGTTCCTGTCAAGCAGAGGAGAGTTACCAAGCACACGAAAACGAGCACTTGAAAGCCCCCAAGGATCATACAGACG GAAATCATAGAAACTCAAGGGTGGCAGCTCCTGTCAAACCTGAAGTGCAAAAATCACCACCACCTATCGAAGTTCCTGCACTATCGTTGGAAGAATTGAAAGAGAAAACGGACAATTTTGGATCAAAGGCTTTGATCGGTGAGGGTTCTTACGGAAGAGTTTATTATGCTAGCTTGAACAATGGAAAAGCTGTGGCTGTGAAAAAGCTTGATGTTTCCACTGAGTCTGAGTCGAATGTGGAGTTTTTGACCCAG gtTTCCATGGTTTCAAGACTGAAGCATGACAATTTTGTCGAGTTGCAAGGTTACTGTGTTGAAGGAAATCTCCGTGTGCTTGCTTACGAGTTTGCAACAATGGGTTCACttcatgacatattgcatg GAAGGAAGGGAGTTCAAGGGGCACAACCGGGTCCGGTTCTTGACTGGATGCAGAGGGTAAGAATTGCGGTTGATGCGGCAAGGGGCTTGGAATATTTGCACGAGAAGGTTCAACCTTCGATTATCCACAGAGATATCAGATCTAGCAATGTCCTTCTTTTTGAAGACTTCAAAGCGAAGATTGCAGATTTTAACCTCTCAAACCAGGCTCCTGACATGGCTGCTCGTCTTCATTCTACTCGTGTTTTGGGAACCTTCGGCTATCATGCACCTGA GTATGCAATGACCGGGCAGTTGACACAGAAGAGTGATGTTTACAGTTTCGGGGTTGTCCTTTTAGAGCTTCTTACGGGGAGGAAACCTGTTGACCACACAATGCCTCGTGGACAGCAGAGTCTCGTTACCTGG gcTACTCCAAGACTGAGCGAAGATAAAGTCAAACAATGCGTAGATCCAAAACTGAAGGGAGAGTATCCTCCCAAAGCAGTTGCTAAG TTGGCAGCTGTGGCGGCATTATGCGTGCAGTATGAATCTGAGTTCCGTCCAAACATGAGCATCGTCGTCAAGGCTCTCCAACCGCTGTTGAAGGCTCCAGTGCCAGCACCAGCACCGGAGACTTAA
- the LOC108474556 gene encoding pentatricopeptide repeat-containing protein At1g06710, mitochondrial: MQMRKRLLNPLLFYSKSLPFSPQNPQLPHQFFFSPITQFISTSSADNLNGLIDPDDPFPMQNNPRVEPVSSQDFAFLRADSVPPSQKKVDAGKFSNDAVLIANAIMSDNGEFEDKTQIVLRQFRERINEKLVVEVLNLVKLKPELGVKFFIWAGRQIGYSHASAVFNSLLDLLESSNNDRVHEKFLLEIRNDDKDVLKKLLNLLIGRYCKNGLWNMALEELGRLKDFGYKPSRATYCALVQVFLQADRLDTAYLVYREMSDAGFHMDGYTLRCYAYSLCRTGQWREALTLIEEEEFKPDTAFYTKMISGLCEASLFEEAMDFLNRMRANSCIPNVVTYRVLLCGCLNKRQLGRCKRVLNMMITEGCYPSPSIFNSLVHAYCKSGDYSYAFKLLKKMTKCGCQPGYVVYNILIGGICGNEELPSSDVLELAENAYGEMLAAGVILNKINVSNFARCLCGVGKFEKACNIIHEMMRKGFIPDTSTYSKVIAHLCNASKVEKAFLLFGEMKKNGVVPDVYTYTILIDSFCKADLIEQAHNWFNEMVKVGCAPNVVTYTALIHAYLKARKVSKADELFEMMLSKGCIPNVVTYTALIDGHCKAGQIEKACQIYARMCTNAEIPDVDLYFKVVDSDAKMPNVFTYGALMDGLCKAHKVKEAHDLLEAMSVVGCKPNQVVYDALIDGFCKVGKLDEAQEVFSKMSEHGYSPNIYTYSSLIDRLFKDKRLDLALKVLSKMLENSCAPNVVIYTEMIDGLCKSGKTDEAYKLMLMMEEKGCYPNVVTYTAMIDGFGKAGKIDKSLELLEQMGSKGVAPNFITYSVLINHCCIVGLLDKAYELLEEMKQTYWPRHIAGYRKVIEGFNKEFIMSLGILDEAGKSESLSVIPVYRVLIYNFIKAGRLEMALQLHHEIASFSQVPAAYCSTYNALIESLSLARKVNKAFELYADMTRMGGVPELSTFIHLIKGLITVNKWEEALQLSDSFCQMDIQWLREKETPDAA, encoded by the exons atgcAAATGAGAAAAAGATTGCTTAACCCTCTtttattttactcaaaatcactgcCTTTTTCCCCTCAAAATCCCCAACTTCCCCATCAATTCTTCTTCTCCCCAATTACTCAATTCATTTCCACTTCTTCCGCTGACAATCTAAATGGTCTAATCGATCCAGATGACCCGTTTCCGATGCAAAACAACCCACGGGTCGAGCCCGTTTCATCCCAAGACTTCGCCTTTTTAAGAGCTGATTCAGTTCCTCCTTCACAGAAAAAAGTTGATGCTGGTAAGTTTTCAAACGATGCTGTTTTGATTGCGAATGCCATTATGAGTGATAACGGGGAGTTTGAGGACAAAACCCAGATAGTTCTTAGGCAATTTAGAGAAAGAATCAATGAAAAATTGGTTGTTGAAGTTTTGAACTTGGTGAAACTGAAACCCGAATTGGGTGTAAAGTTTTTCATTTGGGCTGGGAGGCAAATTGGGTATAGTCATGCTTCTGCTGTGTTTAATTCTTTGCTTGATTTATTAGAATCTAGTAATAATGACCGTGTTCATGAGAAATTTTTGTTGGAAATTAGGAATGATGATAAAGATGTACTGAAAAAGTTGCTTAATTTATTGATTGGAAGGTATTGCAAAAATGGGTTGTGGAATATGGCATTAGAGGAATTAGGTAGACTTAAGGATTTCGGTTACAAGCCATCTAGAGCGACTTATTGTGCATTGGTTCAAGTGTTTTTGCAAGCTGATAGGTTAGATACTGCTTATTTGGTTTATAGAGAGATGTCGGATGCTGGGTTTCACATGGATGGTTATACGCTAAGGTGTTATGCGTATTCCCTTTGTAGGACGGGGCAATGGAGGGAGGCCCTTACGTTGATAGAGGAGGAAGAATTCAAGCCGGATACTGCTTTTTACACAAAAATGATATCCGGTTTGTGTGAAGCTTCGCTTTTTGAAGAAGCTATGGACTTTTTGAATAGAATGCGTGCTAATTCTTGCATTCCTAATGTTGTGACATACAGGGTTTTGCTTTGTGGTTGTTTGAATAAGAGACAACTTGGTAGGTGTAAGAGAGTCCTTAACATGATGATTACGGAAGGTTGTTATCCAAGTCCTAGCATATTTAATTCTCTTGTCCATGCTTATTGCAAATCTGGAGATTATTCTTATGCGTTTAAATTGCTAAAGAAAATGACCAAATGTGGGTGCCAACCAGGCTATGTGGTTTATAACATATTGATTGGTGGCATTTGCGGGAATGAGGAGTTACCAAGCTCAGATGTGCTAGAATTGGCTGAGAACGCTTATGGTGAAATGCTTGCTGCTGGAGTTATACTAAATAAGATCAATGTCAGCAATTTTGCCAGGTGTCTATGTGGTGTTGGGAAATTTGAGAAAGCATGTAACATTATTCATGAAATGATGCGTAAAGGCTTTATACCTGATACTAGTACATACTCCAAAGTGATTGCTCATTTGTGTAATGCCTCTAAAGTAGAAAAGGCTTTCCTATTGTTCGGGGAAATGAAAAAGAATGGTGTCGTACCTGATGTATATACATACACTATTTTAATTGATAGTTTTTGTAAAGCTGATCTTATTGAACAAGCACATAATTGGTTCAATGAGATGGTAAAGGTTGGATGTGCCCCTAATGTGGTGACGTACACTGCTCTAATACATGCTTATCTTAAAGCAAGGAAGGTGTCCAAGGCTGATGAACTCTTTGAGATGATGTTGTCTAAAGGTTGCATTCCAAATGTTGTTACATATACAGCTTTGATTGATGGTCATTGCAAAGCTGGGCAGATTGAGAAAGCTTGTCAGATTTATGCTAGAATGTGCACTAATGCAGAAATCCCGGATGTAGATTTATATTTTAAAGTGGTTGACAGTGATGCCAAAATGCCAAATGTTTTCACATATGGAGCTTTAATGGATGGTTTATGCAAGGCTCACAAGGTCAAAGAGGCACATGATTTATTGGAAGCCATGTCAGTAGTTGGTTGTAAGCCAAACCAAGTTGTGTATGATGCTCTTATTGATGGATTTTGCAAGGTCGGAAAGCTAGATGAAGCACAAGAAGTGTTTTCCAAGATGTCTGAGCATGGTTATAGTCCAAATATTTATACGTACAGTTCATTAATTGACAGGTTGTTTAAAGATAAACGGCTAGACCTTGCTTTAAAAGTCTTATCCAAAATGCTTGAAAATTCTTGCGCTCCTAATGTTGTTATATACACAGAAATGATTGATGGCCTATGTAAGTCTGGTAAGACAGATGAGGCCTATAAGCTTATGTTGATGATGGAAGAAAAGGGGTGCTATCCTAATGTGGTGACTTACACTGCAATGATAGATGGCTTCGGCAAAGCAGGTAAAATAGACAAAAGCCTTGAACTTTTAGAACAAATGGGTTCCAAGGGTGTTGCTCCGAATTTCATCACGTATAGTGTTCTGATAAACCACTGTTGTATCGTTGGCCTATTAGATAAGGCTTATGAACTTTTGGAAGAGATGAAACAGACATACTGGCCTAGGCATATCGCAGGCTACCGTAAGGTCATTGAAGGTTTCAACAAAGAGTTCATAATGTCCCTAGGGATTTTAGATGAGGCTGGAAAAAGTGAATCTCTGTCGGTCATTCCTGTTTATAGAGTgcttatctataattttataaaagCTGGGAGACTAGAGATGGCTTTACAGCTTCATCATGAGATAGCGTCATTTTCACAAGTTCCTGCAGCATATTGTAGTACATATAATGCCCTTATTGAGAGCCTTTCACTTGCGCGTAAGGTTAACAAGGCCTTTGAATTGTATGCGGACATGACAAGGATGGGCGGAGTTCCCGAGCTAAGTACATTTATTCACCTTATTAAGGGCCTCATCACAGTGAACAAGTGGGAAGAAGCACTTCAGCTTTCAGATAGCTTTTGTCAGATG GATATTCAATGGCTTCGAGAGAAAGAGACTCCTGATGCAGCTTAG